The following proteins are co-located in the Priestia filamentosa genome:
- a CDS encoding alpha/beta fold hydrolase, with protein sequence MTEADNVIKLKLEKEKKRWNNIVGITNIATNQEGTKRIPVWKKNKSVLWYYPSPCKKYNIPVFHVYSLVNQPYILDLTPGTSLVEGFISNGYDVYLLDWGSPQYEDKDLTLEDYIVDYLHQAVKRALRYSNVSEISMIGYCLGGTLSAIYATIFQEPIRNLVLLTTPIDMSRPPVFDKWIQAIQKEELNLNPLIDIWGIIPAEYIKYGIRLVTSPIYFSQYFSLLRRAHENQYVVRWKLFNKWTNDHIPFSGALLRNLLDLAAGNKLINGDLQIKGKSVYLENITANLLVISTGEDRLVPEELSQPIMDKVFVKDKTYKHLKGGHVSLALKGRMPDVLQNWLSDRS encoded by the coding sequence ATGACAGAAGCGGACAATGTAATAAAATTAAAATTGGAAAAGGAAAAGAAGCGATGGAACAATATTGTAGGCATAACAAACATCGCTACAAATCAGGAAGGAACAAAAAGAATTCCCGTATGGAAGAAAAACAAATCTGTTTTATGGTACTATCCTTCCCCCTGTAAGAAATATAATATCCCTGTTTTCCATGTGTATTCGCTTGTGAATCAACCATATATTTTAGACTTGACCCCTGGAACGAGCCTAGTTGAAGGTTTTATTTCAAACGGATATGACGTTTATCTATTGGATTGGGGTTCGCCACAATATGAAGATAAAGATTTGACACTTGAAGATTATATTGTTGACTATCTCCACCAAGCAGTAAAGCGTGCCCTTCGTTACTCTAATGTGTCCGAAATATCGATGATTGGCTATTGTTTAGGTGGGACTCTCTCTGCTATTTATGCTACTATTTTCCAAGAACCGATTCGGAATTTAGTACTATTAACAACTCCCATAGATATGAGCCGCCCTCCTGTATTTGATAAATGGATCCAAGCAATTCAAAAAGAAGAGTTGAATTTAAACCCATTAATCGATATTTGGGGTATCATTCCAGCAGAATATATAAAATATGGGATACGGTTAGTAACTTCACCAATTTATTTTAGCCAATATTTTTCGTTACTTAGACGAGCGCATGAAAATCAATATGTTGTAAGGTGGAAATTATTTAATAAATGGACAAATGATCATATTCCCTTTTCAGGGGCACTTTTGCGAAATCTTTTAGATCTCGCTGCGGGAAATAAATTAATCAATGGTGATTTACAAATAAAGGGGAAAAGTGTATACCTTGAAAATATAACAGCTAATTTACTAGTCATTTCCACAGGTGAAGACCGTCTAGTTCCAGAGGAACTTTCCCAACCTATCATGGATAAAGTGTTTGTTAAAGATAAAACATATAAACATCTGAAAGGTGGCCATGTTTCTTTAGCTTTAAAAGGACGAATGCCCGATGTCCTACAAAATTGGCTGTCTGATAGATCCTAG
- a CDS encoding SDR family oxidoreductase — protein sequence MHKLFDLTNKTAIVTGGGTGLGKQMAIALAEAGANVVVCSRKIGACQETSKQIKDIGADSLALKCDVTNIEEIQNVIHETEKEFGNIDILINNSGTSWMAPFLEMPADKWDKVMEVNVKGVFLFSQAVGKVMKKQKSGKIINISSIAGILGQQDSFMDACAYSTSKGAIISLTRDLSSKLAPHNVQVNAIAPGFFPTRLTKALGNVSNHVIARTPSGKFGSDEDLKGAAIFLSSNASNYVTGQVLVVDGGLSATL from the coding sequence ATGCACAAGTTATTTGATTTGACGAACAAAACAGCAATTGTTACAGGTGGCGGAACAGGGCTAGGGAAACAGATGGCCATTGCGTTGGCAGAAGCTGGGGCAAATGTAGTGGTATGTTCCAGAAAGATTGGGGCCTGTCAGGAAACGAGCAAACAAATCAAGGATATTGGAGCGGATTCACTTGCGCTGAAATGTGATGTGACAAATATTGAGGAAATTCAAAATGTTATACACGAAACGGAAAAAGAATTTGGAAACATCGACATCTTAATTAATAACAGTGGAACCTCCTGGATGGCCCCGTTTTTGGAGATGCCTGCTGATAAGTGGGATAAAGTGATGGAGGTCAATGTAAAGGGTGTCTTTTTATTTTCACAAGCAGTTGGAAAAGTTATGAAGAAGCAAAAGTCTGGAAAAATCATAAATATTTCCTCCATAGCTGGCATTCTTGGACAACAGGATTCCTTTATGGATGCGTGTGCCTATTCCACAAGTAAAGGGGCTATCATTTCCCTAACAAGGGACTTATCTTCAAAGTTGGCTCCTCATAATGTGCAAGTTAATGCGATCGCACCTGGATTTTTCCCAACGAGGTTAACAAAGGCATTAGGAAATGTTAGCAACCATGTTATTGCAAGAACACCTTCAGGAAAATTTGGATCCGATGAAGACTTAAAAGGGGCCGCCATATTTCTCTCCTCAAATGCCTCTAATTATGTAACAGGCCAGGTTCTAGTTGTGGATGGTGGGTTAAGTGCGACACTCTAA